The genomic stretch GGTCAGCGGCTCTCCGCGTTGCTGCGGGCGCGTGGCGAAACCTGCGTGCTCGTTTCCCCGGCGGAGAAGTACCGGTTCTCGGATCCTGGGAGCGCGGAGGTGGATCCTCGGAGCGCGGATCATCTGCGCCGGTTGTTCGGGGACGCGCTGGGCGCAGGGGCGCCTCCCTGCCGCGGGGTGGTTCACCTGTGGAGCCTCGATTGCGCTTCGAATGACGCGCTCACGCCGCCGGCGCTGGAGGCCTCGCGGCGTCTCGGTTCCACCAGTGTGCTGCACCTCGTGCAGGTGCTCTCCCAGGCTGGTTGGAGAGATCCCCCCCGGCTCTGGCTGACCACGCGCGGCGCGCGATCCGTCGGCAAGGAGCCAGAGCGGGTCAACGTGGCACAGGCTCCGCTCTGGGGGTTGGGGCAGGTGCTGGCCCTGGAGCAGCCTGAGCTGAGCTGCACCCGCGTGGATCTCGAGGGAGGCGCGGAGGCCTGCGCCGAAGCGCTGCTGAAGGAACTGTCGTCCAAGGCGTTCGAAGACCAAATCGCCTGGCGCGGGGGCAAGCGGCATGTGGCCCGGCTGTCACGGGCGGCGGACGTGCTGGCCGCCAGGGATCCGGCGGCGATCCTCCGCGCCGATGGCACCTACCTCATCACAGGTGGGCTCGGCGGCTTGGGCCTCGAGGTTGCGCGCTGGCTGGTTTCGCATGGGGCGCGCCACCTGTTCCTGCTGGGGCGCCGTGCCCCATCTGCGGAGGCCGAGCACACGCTCGCGGAGCTGCGTCAGGCGGGCGCCCAGGTGGAGCCCTTCCAGGCTGATGTCGCGAGCTCGAACGATGTGGCGCGAGCGCTGGCCCGGGTGGGCGAGTCCATGCCACCGCTGCGCGGCGTGTTCCACGCGGCGGGTCTCCTCGAGGACGGCTTGTTGCTCAACCTCACGGAGGAGCGCTTGGCCGCGGTGATGGCGCCCAAGGTTTCGGGCACCTGGAACCTGCACACCCAGACGCGCCATCTGCCGCTGGATCTCTTCGTGCTCTTCTCCAGTGTGGCCGCCTCGTTGGGCATACCGGGCCAGGCGAACTACTCCGCGGCCAACGCGTTCATGGATGCGCTGGCCCATGCGCGCCGGGCGGAGGGCCTGCCCGCACTGAGCATCAACTGGGGTACTTGGACGAGCGTCGGCCTCGCGGCGGCGCAAGCCAACCGTGGAGAGCGCCTCGAGGCGCGCGGCCTGCGAGGCATGGCACCGGACATGGCCCTGATGGCGCTCGGCATGCTGCTGGGGCAGGGCCGGCCGCAGGTGAGCGTGATGTCGTTCGAGCCGAGGCAGTGGCTAGGGTTCTATCTGGCCGCGGCACAATCGCCCTTCTTCACGCGTCTGGCTCAAGAGCAGGTAGGCAAGCCCTCCATGGCCCCGGGCCAGAGCCGGATCCGCGAGCAGCTCGAGGCTGCCCGTGGCTCCGAGCGCCGCGCCCTGCTCGATCAACACCTGCGCGCGCTGATTGGCGGGGTGCTGAGGATGGAGCCAGCGCGTATCGAGCCCCGCGTCCCACTGGGGAGCCTCGGTCTCGACTCGCTGATGAGCATGGAGATCCGTAACCGCCTGGAGGCGGCCTTGGGTCTGAAGCTCAGCTCGACGGTGGTTTGGACCTATCCAACCCTTGCCGCGCTCACACCGTACCTAGCAGAGAAGATGGAGCTTCCGCTCGAGGACAAGGGCAGTGAGCTTCGGATTGCCGCAGTGCAGGCGCCAGCACCGCTGAGCGTCGCGCCGGGCAGTGAAATCGACGAGATGTCAGAAGAAGAAGTCGAGCGGCTGTTCGCTCAAAAGGTGGCTCAGGGCAAATGACGAGTTTCGCCGAGAAGATCGCGCAGTATTCCCCCAAGCGGCTCGCGCTCCTTGCGATGGAGCTCAAATCCCGGCTCGATGCGGTGGAGGGGACACGTTCGGAGCCAATAGCGATCATCGGGATGGGGTGCCGCTTCCCCGGAGGGGGGAATGATCCAGAGTCGTACTGGAACCTCCTGTGCAACGGTGTGGATGCCGTCACCGAGGTGCCTTCCTCGCGGTGGACGCGTGAGGACATGGCGCGGATGGACCCCGAGGCCCTGGAGAAGCTGGGGGCGCGGTGGGGGGCTTTCATCAACAAGGTGGACCAGTTCGACGCGGACTTCTTCGGGATTTCGCCGCACGAGGCGCACCGGATGGATCCGCAGCAGCGCATCCTGCTCGAGGTGGCATGGGAGGCGCTGGAGCGCGCTGGGCAGGATATGACGCAGCTCGCGGGCAGCCGCACGGGCGTGTTCGTGGGGCTGTACAGCGACGACTACGCGTTGCTGCAGATGGGCAATCCCTCCGCCCGGGATTCGAGCAGCGTGACGGGGGCGCTCAACTGTGTGGTGCCGGGGCGCCTGTCCTACCTCCTGGATCTCCAAGGGCCCTGCCTGGCGGTGGACACCGCGTGCTCATCGTCACTGGTGGCGCTGCACCTGGCGTCCCAGAGCCTCCGTAACCAGGAGTGCTCGATGGCGCTGGCGTGCGGGGTCAACCTCATCCTCTCGCCGCACTCGTCGAGCAGGGTTTCGCGGGCGCAGGCGCTCGCGCCGGATGGGCGGTGCAAGACCTTCGATGCGCGCGCCAATGGCTTCGTGCGTGGCGAGGGTTGCGGCGTCGTCGTGCTCAAGCGCCTGTCCGACGCGATCGCAGCGGGGGATCCCATCCTGGCGCTCGTGCGGGGCTCGGCCGTCAATCAGGACGGGAAGTCAGCGGGGCTGACCGCGCCCAACGTGCTCGCCCAGCAGGCGCTCATCCGTCAGGCGCTGCAGAGCGCGGGCCTCGAGCCTTCCGAGATCGACTGTGTCGAGGCGCATGGGACCGGGACCTCGCTGGGAGACCCCATCGAGATGGAGGCGCTCCATGAGGTCTACGGCAGTGGACGTTCCGCACAGCAATCGCTGGTCGTGGGCGCGGCGAAGACCAACATCGGCCACCTTGAGTCTGCCGCGGGAATCGCGGGCATCATCAAGATGGTCCTTTCCATGCAGCACCAGGCCGTCCCCCCGGTCGCGCATTTCCAGCGGCTCAACCCGCGGATCGATTTTAGCGGCGAGTCCATCACCATCCCGACGGCACTCCACCCCTGGCCAGCGCGGGAGGAGCGGAAGCGCCGTGGCGCGGTCAGCTCGTTTGGGATCAGCGGGACGAACGCGCATGTGATTCTTGAGGAGCCGCCTTCGGGTCAGGCAGCGCCGGTCCCCCACGCGCCGGGTGCGCACCTGCTGCCGCTGTCGGCACGCTCGCCCTCCGCGCTTCAGGAACTGGCCCAGAAGTACGCGGAGTACCTCGTGTCGTCGCCAGAAGTGTCGCTCCGGGAGGTTTGCTACACGGCGGCACTGCGGCGGACGCACCATGAGTACCGCTTGGCTGTCGCGGGCGAGTCCCCGGCTGCCGTTGCCGAGAAGCTCCGGGAATTCGCCGCTGGAGGGCCCGCTCCGGCCGTGAAGGGCGCGGACGGGCAGCGCAAGGTGGTCTTCGTATTCCCAGGTCAGGGCTCGCAGTGGCTCGGCATGGGACGGCAGCTCCTCGAGCAGGAGCCGGCCTTCCGTGAAGCCATCGAGCGCATCGATGAGGCCATGCGGCCCCACGTGACGTGGCGGCTGCTCGACGTGCTCCGGGCGCCGTCCGAGGCGTCGCGGCTCAATGAGATCGATGTCGTACAGCCGGTCCTGTTCGCCATGGCCGTGGCGCTCTCGGCGCTCTGGCGCGCGTGGGGCATCGAGCCCGACGCGGTGGTGGGCCACAGCATGGGCGAGGTGGCCGCGGCGCACGTGGCGGGCGCGCTCAGCCTGGAGGATGCGGCGGCTGTCATCTGCCTCAGGAGCCGGCTGCTCAAGCGCATCAGCGGCCAGGGAGCGATGCTGGCGGCGGAGCTGTCCCTGGCAGAGGCGCGGAAGGCCGTCGCAGGGCGCGAGGCTCGCGTCGCGATCGCGGTGAACAACAGTCCGACCTCGACGGTGCTGTCCGGGGATGCCGCAGCGCTCGAGGAGATCCGCGCCTCGCTTGAGGCTCGCAATGTGTTCTGCCGCTGGGTGAAGGTCGACGTGGCCTCGCACAGCCCACAGGTTGACTCACTGCGTGCGGATCTGCTGTCCGTGCTCTCGGCGGTGCGGCCGCGGCCTGCCTCCGTGCCCATCGTCTCGACCGTGACCGGCGCTCCCTGTGACGGTTCTGGCTACGATGCCGCGTACTGGGTTCGCAACCTGCGCGATCCGGTGCTCTTCTCCACAGCCGTGCTCGAGCTTGCCCAGGGCGGGCACACGGTCTTCATGGAGATGAGCCCGCACCCGATCCTGTTGCCCGCCGTTGAGCGGTGCGTGCAGCACGCGGGCCGCGAGGGCGTGACGATTCCCTCCATGCGGCGCGAGGAAGCCGAGCGGGCAGTGATGCTGGAGTCCTTCGGCGCCCTGTACCGCGTGGCTTACCCCGTGGAATGGAAGCGGCTCTTCCCGGAGAGCGGGCGGATGGTCCCGCTGCCGACGTATCCCTGGCAGCACAAGCGGTTCTGGATCGATGTGGCGGCATCGGCCGTCCTCCCTGCCGCCGAGCACGTGACGTCCCTGCGCGGCCGTCCGGTGAGCGTCGCGCACGGAGTCGAAGGTCAGATCTTCGAGCTGGAGCTGAGCAGTACCTCCCTGCCATGGCTCGGCGCGCATCGGCTGGGGGGCGTCGCCGTCGTCCCGGCCTCGGCGTTGGTCGAGCTTGGGCTGAGCGCGGCGGCCGAGGCGCTGGGGGCAGGGGCGCGTCAGATCTCGGACGTGGAGTTCGAGCGCGCGCTGGTGTTGACGGAGGCAGAGAGGCGCCTTGTGCAAGTGCACCTCTCTCCGGCTTCTGGTGGGCAGCACGTGTTCCACATCCACAGCCGCGCTGCGGGTGGAGCGTCGTCTGAAGCGGGATGGGTGCGGCACTGCAAGGGTCAGCTCCGGGCTGTGGGCGCGCCTTCGGGAACCCCTGAGGCTGTCGATGCGGTGCGCTCGCGTTGCACGCAGCAAGTGCTGGGGCCTGCTGTTTACGAGGAACTCGAGCGTTGCAACGTCCAGTACGAGGCTCCGCTGCGGACGCTCGGCGAGGTCTGGAGGCGGCCGGGTGAGGCGCTCGGACTCCTCGCGCTCGGACCCGAGCTGGTTCAGGAGTCGGTGCGCTACCAGCTCCACCCGGCGTTCTTGGATGCGGGGCTTCAGACCCTGGCGATCGCGCTTGCGGCGGAGCAGGGGGAGGCTGCGCTGTTCATGCCTCTGAGCATCGAGTCGCTCGAGTGCGTTCCAGGCCGTGCCGGTGTCAAGTGGGCCCATGTGTCCATCGCTCCCGCAACCCGCCCGGAGGACCGGGTGGGCACGCTGGAGTTGCTGGATGGAGAGGGCCGCCGGGTGGCCGTGGCGCGCGGTGTGCGGCTGCGGCGTGTGGCGGCCGAGCGGCTCCTCGAGGTGCTGGGAGAGGCCCGTTCGCAGGATTGGTTCCATGACGTGTCGTGGGAGCCCAGGCCCGTGGGGGCGGCCCAGCCGGGGCCCGCGGACTGGCTTGTGTTTCTCGACCGGGGCGGGTGGGGGACAGCGCTGGTGGAGGAGATTGGCCGTCAGGGCCACCCGTGCATCACCGTGACGGCGGGGGAGACCTTCCAGCGGCTGGACGCGCGGCGCTTCGCGGTGAATCCGAAGCGGCCGGAGGACATGGAGCGCCTGTTGCGCGAGCTGCCGGCGCTGCCGGCCGGGCATGAGGGCCGCGCCGTCTACCTGTGGGGCCTCGATGCGGTGCTCGACGAGCAGACGGGCACGCCAGAGTCCTCCGTGGCCGCCCTGCATTTGGTGAAGGCACTCATGGGCTCACCTGGCCGCGCGCGGCTCTGGGTGGTGACCCGGGGCGCCCAGGTGACGGGCGTGGGGGCCGAGCGTGTGTCGTTGGCCCAGGCGCCGCTGTGGGGCATGGGCCGGAGTGTGTCTCTGGAGCAGCCGGGCGTGTGGGGCGGCCTCATTGATTTGGCTCCGGGCGGGGCTCCCGGGGAGACCGTTGAGGTGCTTCGCGAGATCGCCGCGTTCGGCGGGGATGGTGAAGATCAGCTTGCGCTCCGCGAGAAGCGTCCCCTGGTGCCTCGCATCACCCGCGCACGGGTGAACGCGCCTGCGGAGCCGCTGCGCTTGCGGCCGGATGCGGCCTACCTCGTGACGGGTGGGCTGGGAGGACTGGGCCTGAAGGTGGCGAAGTGGCTGGTGGAGCGGGGCGCGCGGCACCTCATGCTGCTGGGCCGGAGTGGAGCCTCCGGCGCCGGGGATGCGGCTTCTGCGCGGCGCCGCGAGGGCATCGAGTCGCTTCGGGCACTCGGCGCGTCTGTCACCACGCTGGCCGCCGACGTGGCGGATCGCGAGAAGATGGCGGCGCTCTTGCGTGAGACAGCCGCGACGCTTCCCCCGTTGCGAGGGGTGATCCACGCCGCTGCGCTGCTGACGGAGAGCCGCTTGGAGGACCTGGACCTTGCGGCGATGACGGCGATGATGCGCCCCAAGGTGCTCGGCACCTGGGTGCTTCACGAGCTGACGCGCGAGTTCGAGCTCGATTTCTTCGTGATGTTCTCGTCGACGTCGACCCTGTGGGGTGCCTCTGGGTTGGCACACTACGCGGCGGGCAACCAGTTCCTGGAGGCACTCGCGCACCACCGCAGGGCAATGGGGCTGCCCGCGGCCACCATCCACTGGGGAACGTGGGACGAGATCGGCGGCGAGCGGGCTGACAGCGAGCGAGGCTTTGCGCGCTTCGGACTGAATCCCATGTCCTCGGAGCGGGCGCTCGATGCGATGGGCCAGATCCTGCAGGCGGGAGTGAGCCACAAGACGGTCGCGTCCGTGAACTGGACGGTGTTGAAGCCGATCTGGGAGGCGCGGCGGAGCCGGC from Stigmatella aurantiaca encodes the following:
- a CDS encoding type I polyketide synthase; this encodes MTSFAEKIAQYSPKRLALLAMELKSRLDAVEGTRSEPIAIIGMGCRFPGGGNDPESYWNLLCNGVDAVTEVPSSRWTREDMARMDPEALEKLGARWGAFINKVDQFDADFFGISPHEAHRMDPQQRILLEVAWEALERAGQDMTQLAGSRTGVFVGLYSDDYALLQMGNPSARDSSSVTGALNCVVPGRLSYLLDLQGPCLAVDTACSSSLVALHLASQSLRNQECSMALACGVNLILSPHSSSRVSRAQALAPDGRCKTFDARANGFVRGEGCGVVVLKRLSDAIAAGDPILALVRGSAVNQDGKSAGLTAPNVLAQQALIRQALQSAGLEPSEIDCVEAHGTGTSLGDPIEMEALHEVYGSGRSAQQSLVVGAAKTNIGHLESAAGIAGIIKMVLSMQHQAVPPVAHFQRLNPRIDFSGESITIPTALHPWPAREERKRRGAVSSFGISGTNAHVILEEPPSGQAAPVPHAPGAHLLPLSARSPSALQELAQKYAEYLVSSPEVSLREVCYTAALRRTHHEYRLAVAGESPAAVAEKLREFAAGGPAPAVKGADGQRKVVFVFPGQGSQWLGMGRQLLEQEPAFREAIERIDEAMRPHVTWRLLDVLRAPSEASRLNEIDVVQPVLFAMAVALSALWRAWGIEPDAVVGHSMGEVAAAHVAGALSLEDAAAVICLRSRLLKRISGQGAMLAAELSLAEARKAVAGREARVAIAVNNSPTSTVLSGDAAALEEIRASLEARNVFCRWVKVDVASHSPQVDSLRADLLSVLSAVRPRPASVPIVSTVTGAPCDGSGYDAAYWVRNLRDPVLFSTAVLELAQGGHTVFMEMSPHPILLPAVERCVQHAGREGVTIPSMRREEAERAVMLESFGALYRVAYPVEWKRLFPESGRMVPLPTYPWQHKRFWIDVAASAVLPAAEHVTSLRGRPVSVAHGVEGQIFELELSSTSLPWLGAHRLGGVAVVPASALVELGLSAAAEALGAGARQISDVEFERALVLTEAERRLVQVHLSPASGGQHVFHIHSRAAGGASSEAGWVRHCKGQLRAVGAPSGTPEAVDAVRSRCTQQVLGPAVYEELERCNVQYEAPLRTLGEVWRRPGEALGLLALGPELVQESVRYQLHPAFLDAGLQTLAIALAAEQGEAALFMPLSIESLECVPGRAGVKWAHVSIAPATRPEDRVGTLELLDGEGRRVAVARGVRLRRVAAERLLEVLGEARSQDWFHDVSWEPRPVGAAQPGPADWLVFLDRGGWGTALVEEIGRQGHPCITVTAGETFQRLDARRFAVNPKRPEDMERLLRELPALPAGHEGRAVYLWGLDAVLDEQTGTPESSVAALHLVKALMGSPGRARLWVVTRGAQVTGVGAERVSLAQAPLWGMGRSVSLEQPGVWGGLIDLAPGGAPGETVEVLREIAAFGGDGEDQLALREKRPLVPRITRARVNAPAEPLRLRPDAAYLVTGGLGGLGLKVAKWLVERGARHLMLLGRSGASGAGDAASARRREGIESLRALGASVTTLAADVADREKMAALLRETAATLPPLRGVIHAAALLTESRLEDLDLAAMTAMMRPKVLGTWVLHELTREFELDFFVMFSSTSTLWGASGLAHYAAGNQFLEALAHHRRAMGLPAATIHWGTWDEIGGERADSERGFARFGLNPMSSERALDAMGQILQAGVSHKTVASVNWTVLKPIWEARRSRPFLRNVGESSPMLGAASSRARLLTELKSLPPARRFDTLVQRIQSEVGRILGFSSTELPSTERGFFQMGMTSQMSVELRNTLQRGLEKELPASVAFDHPTVIALAKRLASSVTAVEIPLPTVAVAQEPRPQAAQADAGGLAERLSQVTELSDEEVERLIAQKLS